Within Telopea speciosissima isolate NSW1024214 ecotype Mountain lineage chromosome 8, Tspe_v1, whole genome shotgun sequence, the genomic segment CTACTCTCCAGCATACCAATTGTTGTAGTTACAGTATGCTTGGCCACTCTTGTTAGAGAACCTGGGACTGTAAAGCTCTTTCAAGCTTCAACTTGcaagtaaagaaaaaagaagagaagtgaattaaactaaaaatcttaCTTTAGATGGCAGGTAAAGTTTCAAATGAAACGTTATGGTGCCAGTTACAATTTGAACTCGCAAAAACAATCAGGCAAGGCAGAACCTCTCCCCACCATAAAGTCATCTCTGTGAACTCTCCAAAGGGCTTGTGATAACTCTTCTCCTTTCAGCCCCTTTGAAGTGAACTCCGCAAAAGCCCTCCTGCTCAAGAACAGAGTTTTGAACAATCCCTGAGATGCTCTCATAGCAGCAACCATCTTATCCATGTTACCGAAATATGTTGCCATGTACGAATCACTGTTGATTGACACGTAATAATCCAATGCAGCTTTTGTATTTCCATGCATGCTTGTGAAATCCTCACCTCTGAGGAGGGTGGATTTCGTGTACACATTGGTATAAACATTTGTTAAACCTTCAATTTCCATCAGACCATCCCCAGCAGCCAGATAAATAGTTGTGTTTGTTGGAATGGATAATGCTTGGAGAATAAGAGCTGTCTCATTTGGGGTAAGTGGGCACTTCCCTCGGTTTCTCCAAACACGAGCCGCATCCCCTGTCCATGGTTTTCGATCACCCCGTGCAGCCTCAATGGCCTCTACTGAGGCATGGGAAAGACCTGCATACTCACACTGGCTGTAAGCAACCATGTCCGGTTCGAACCGCAAGTGAAGGGAAAGAAAGGGCTTGGGTATGGTATCCAAAAGCTCAGAGCTTTTCTTCTCCAGGGTTCTGGAAAGGCGTAAAGCCTTGTAACAAGCTTGGCAGCGCCCAGCCTTTGCATACAATGGATACCTATAAAAAAGAAGCAGAAATGACTGAGCAACATTAGCAGTTGCACAAAGTGCAAACATATCttattctttcctttatttttgtttcccCTTCTTCCATGGTGAACAATTGCTTTCAAAGGATAGAAAA encodes:
- the LOC122670519 gene encoding O-fucosyltransferase 13-like isoform X2 → MIVFSVKPLFSILLVTLSLLIAVIVLFPSTPFSERSLARNPLLEKQDIWSVQRLLDWRPCKWWMEGGSTALPAESNGYIRVDCYGGLNQMRRDFCDGVGIAHLLNATLILPKFEVAAYWNESSGFADVFDVDYFIQQMNGFVKVVKELPAEIALREPFRVDCSKRKSHFDYIESVLPSLMEHHYISITPAMNQRSDRYPLYAKAGRCQACYKALRLSRTLEKKSSELLDTIPKPFLSLHLRFEPDMVAYSQCEYAGLSHASVEAIEAARGDRKPWTGDAARVWRNRGKCPLTPNETALILQALSIPTNTTIYLAAGDGLMEIEGLTNVYTNVYTKSTLLRGEDFTSMHGNTKAALDYYVSINSDSYMATYFGNMDKMVAAMRASQGLFKTLFLSRRAFAEFTSKGLKGEELSQALWRVHRDDFMVGRGSALPDCFCEFKL
- the LOC122670519 gene encoding O-fucosyltransferase 13-like isoform X1 translates to MIVFSVKPLFSILLVTLSLLIAVIVLFPSTPFSERSLARNPLLSNSNSEKQDIWSVQRLLDWRPCKWWMEGGSTALPAESNGYIRVDCYGGLNQMRRDFCDGVGIAHLLNATLILPKFEVAAYWNESSGFADVFDVDYFIQQMNGFVKVVKELPAEIALREPFRVDCSKRKSHFDYIESVLPSLMEHHYISITPAMNQRSDRYPLYAKAGRCQACYKALRLSRTLEKKSSELLDTIPKPFLSLHLRFEPDMVAYSQCEYAGLSHASVEAIEAARGDRKPWTGDAARVWRNRGKCPLTPNETALILQALSIPTNTTIYLAAGDGLMEIEGLTNVYTNVYTKSTLLRGEDFTSMHGNTKAALDYYVSINSDSYMATYFGNMDKMVAAMRASQGLFKTLFLSRRAFAEFTSKGLKGEELSQALWRVHRDDFMVGRGSALPDCFCEFKL
- the LOC122670519 gene encoding O-fucosyltransferase 13-like isoform X3, which gives rise to MRRDFCDGVGIAHLLNATLILPKFEVAAYWNESSGFADVFDVDYFIQQMNGFVKVVKELPAEIALREPFRVDCSKRKSHFDYIESVLPSLMEHHYISITPAMNQRSDRYPLYAKAGRCQACYKALRLSRTLEKKSSELLDTIPKPFLSLHLRFEPDMVAYSQCEYAGLSHASVEAIEAARGDRKPWTGDAARVWRNRGKCPLTPNETALILQALSIPTNTTIYLAAGDGLMEIEGLTNVYTNVYTKSTLLRGEDFTSMHGNTKAALDYYVSINSDSYMATYFGNMDKMVAAMRASQGLFKTLFLSRRAFAEFTSKGLKGEELSQALWRVHRDDFMVGRGSALPDCFCEFKL